In a single window of the Syngnathus typhle isolate RoL2023-S1 ecotype Sweden linkage group LG19, RoL_Styp_1.0, whole genome shotgun sequence genome:
- the LOC133143510 gene encoding inositol monophosphatase 1-like: MADPWERAYDFAVKVARRAGEEIRKACESEIKVMIKSSAVDLVTKTDERVEKIIISMLKEEFGPDTYNFIGEESVANGKPCILTDKPTWIIDPVDGTTNFVHGFPFVAVSIAFAVKKQLEFGVVYSCLEDKMYKARKGKGAFCDDDRLQVSDVKDINKSLIISEHGTDRSPEKVTKIFSTMQRILRIPVHGLRGSGTAATNMCLVACGAVEAFFEIGIHCWDIAAGAVIVTEAGGMLLDVDGGPFDLMSRRMVSANNNTIAQRIIKEIEIFPVERDDAELSKK, encoded by the exons ATGGCAGACCCATGGGAGAGAGCGTACGATTTTGCCGTCAAAGTGGCACGGAGAGCCGGTGAG GAAATTCGGAAAGCCTGCGAGAGTGAAATCAAGGTGATGATCAAGAGCTCTGCCGTGGACCTGGTGACCAAGACAGATGAGAGGGTGGAGAAGATCATCATCAGCATGCTCAAAGAAGAGTTTGGACCAGACACTTACAA CTTCATCGGCGAGGAGTCGGTGGCAAACGGCAAGCCGTGCATCTTGACCGACAAACCCACGTGGATCATCGACCCGGTGGACGGGACCACCAACTTTGTCCATGG GTTCCCATTTGTGGCAGTGTCGATCGCCTTTGCGGTCAAAAAGCAG TTGGAGTTTGGCGTGGTGTACAGCTGCTTGGAGGACAAGATGTACAAAGCCAGGAAAGGCAAAGGCGCTTTCTGTGACGACGACCGCCTCCAGGTGTCAGATGTGAAAG ACATCAACAAGTCCCTCATCATCTCAGAGCACGGCACCGACAGGAGCCCCGAAAAGGTCACCAAGATCTTCTCCACCATGCAAAGGATCCTGCGCATCCCCGTGCACGG TTTGCGCGGCTCGGGAACGGCTGCCACCAACATGTGCCTGGTGGCGTGCGGGGCGGTGGAGGCCTTCTTTGAGATCGGGATCCACTGCTGGGACATCGCGGCGGGGGCGGTGATCGTGACAGAAGCCGGCGGAATGCTGCTGGACGTGGACG GAGGGCCGTTTGATTTGATGTCCCGGAGGATGGTATCGGCAAACAACAACACTATCGCTCAACGGATCATTAAGGAAATCGAAATATTTCCCGTGGAGAGGGACGACGCCGAGCTCAGTAAGAAATGA
- the LOC133143512 gene encoding inositol monophosphatase 1-like isoform X2, protein MDIIFGVIREALQGDVAVMHKSSQVDLVTETDQRVERLIISSIKAKFPTHSFIGEESVAAGAPSILSDEPTWIIDPIDGTTNFVHGFPFVSVSIGFTVKKEIEFGVVYSCIEDKMYTARKGKGAFCNGLPIKVSGQEDVSRSLVLTEVNFKKDTQRFDMMLANLRSILAIPVHGIRSPGSAAVNMCLVASGAADAYYHQGIHCWDMVGGAAVLTEAGGVVLDISGGPFDLMSRRLIAASTPALARHLAGHIAEFHVGRDDADGS, encoded by the exons ATGGACATTATTTTCGGG GTGATCCGTGAGGCCCTCCAGGGCGACGTCGCCGTCATGCACAAGAGCTCGCAAGTGGACCTTGTAACCGAGACGGACCAGAGAGTGGAGCGCCTCATCATATCTTCCATCAAGGCAAAGTTTCCCACGCACAG CTTCATCGGCGAGGAGTCGGTGGCGGCGGGTGCCCCGAGCATCCTCTCCGATGAGCCTACTTGGATCATCGACCCGATCGATGGCACCACCAACTTTGTGCACGG GTTCCCTTTTGTGTCCGTGTCCATCGGCTTCACGGTGAAGAAAGAG ATCGAGTTTGGTGTTGTCTACAGTTGCATCGAGGACAAAATGTACACAGCGCGCAAAGGCAAAGGCGCCTTTTGCAACGGCCTTCCCATCAAAGTGTCGGGACAGGAAG ATGTCAGCCGCAGCCTGGTGCTGACCGAGGTGAACTTCAAAAAGGATACGCAGCGTTTTGACATGATGTTGGCCAACCTCAGGAGTATCCTCGCCATCCCTGTGCATGG CATCCGCTCGCCGGGCAGCGCCGCCGTCAACATGTGCCTGGTGGCCAGCGGCGCGGCCGACGCGTACTACCACCAGGGAATCCATTGCTGGGACATGGTTGGCGGCGCCGCCGTGCTCACAGAGGCCGGAGGAGTCGTGCTGGATATTTCAG GTGGGCCCTTTGATCTGATGTCCCGTCGACTGATTGCGGCCAGCACCCCAGCGCTGGCCCGGCATCTCGCCGGGCACATCGCAGAGTTTCACGTCGGCAGGGATGATGCAGATGGctcgtaa
- the LOC133143512 gene encoding inositol monophosphatase 1-like isoform X1, whose translation MDDPWQECMEHCVEVAKQAGKVIREALQGDVAVMHKSSQVDLVTETDQRVERLIISSIKAKFPTHSFIGEESVAAGAPSILSDEPTWIIDPIDGTTNFVHGFPFVSVSIGFTVKKEIEFGVVYSCIEDKMYTARKGKGAFCNGLPIKVSGQEDVSRSLVLTEVNFKKDTQRFDMMLANLRSILAIPVHGIRSPGSAAVNMCLVASGAADAYYHQGIHCWDMVGGAAVLTEAGGVVLDISGGPFDLMSRRLIAASTPALARHLAGHIAEFHVGRDDADGS comes from the exons ATGGATGATCCTTGGCAGGAGTGCATGGAGCACTGCGTGGAAGTAGCCAAGCAAGCTGGCAAG GTGATCCGTGAGGCCCTCCAGGGCGACGTCGCCGTCATGCACAAGAGCTCGCAAGTGGACCTTGTAACCGAGACGGACCAGAGAGTGGAGCGCCTCATCATATCTTCCATCAAGGCAAAGTTTCCCACGCACAG CTTCATCGGCGAGGAGTCGGTGGCGGCGGGTGCCCCGAGCATCCTCTCCGATGAGCCTACTTGGATCATCGACCCGATCGATGGCACCACCAACTTTGTGCACGG GTTCCCTTTTGTGTCCGTGTCCATCGGCTTCACGGTGAAGAAAGAG ATCGAGTTTGGTGTTGTCTACAGTTGCATCGAGGACAAAATGTACACAGCGCGCAAAGGCAAAGGCGCCTTTTGCAACGGCCTTCCCATCAAAGTGTCGGGACAGGAAG ATGTCAGCCGCAGCCTGGTGCTGACCGAGGTGAACTTCAAAAAGGATACGCAGCGTTTTGACATGATGTTGGCCAACCTCAGGAGTATCCTCGCCATCCCTGTGCATGG CATCCGCTCGCCGGGCAGCGCCGCCGTCAACATGTGCCTGGTGGCCAGCGGCGCGGCCGACGCGTACTACCACCAGGGAATCCATTGCTGGGACATGGTTGGCGGCGCCGCCGTGCTCACAGAGGCCGGAGGAGTCGTGCTGGATATTTCAG GTGGGCCCTTTGATCTGATGTCCCGTCGACTGATTGCGGCCAGCACCCCAGCGCTGGCCCGGCATCTCGCCGGGCACATCGCAGAGTTTCACGTCGGCAGGGATGATGCAGATGGctcgtaa
- the LOC133143509 gene encoding ADP-ribosyl cyclase/cyclic ADP-ribose hydrolase 1 isoform X2 yields MVRRRCLEQRAKQRVTMATNFRISVAAWVLALCMCVAPLRTPSGTTPNIKHIAMGRCFNYITLVNPGIRSDCEEIWQAFEEAVLGQTSCDVAAERYRRMFRAMPQMGACDRFLLWSKTRMLIQDYTAVARDLWTLEDTLAGYMFNDLVWCGQREDSDFNFGSCPEWSACLHHPVNSLWRQASKIFGEMACGNVTVLLNGSIEKAFNRNSMFGSVELDSLNPLRVRYVNIKVVTNLDGPFIESCTKGSVVDLIHILQARGFRWTCSDNDRILTILQCVRKPDHSACRTRADSQAVK; encoded by the exons ATGGTTAGAAGACGCTGTCTTGAGCAAAGGGCAAAGCAGCGGGTTACCATGGCGACTAACTTCAGAATCAGCGTGGCTGCAT GGGTGCTGGCGCTTTGCATGTGCGTGGCACCGCTGCGAACCCCTTCGGGCACCACGCCCAACATCAAACACATCGCGATGGGCAGGTGCTTCAACTACATCACGCTCGTCAACCCCGGCATCAG GTCGGACTGCGAGGAGATCTGGCAAGCGTTCGAGGAGGCGGTATTGGGGCAGACGTCGTGCGATGTAGCCGCCGAGCGCTACCGCCGCATGTTTCGAGCCATGCCGCAAATGGGGGCCTGCGACCGG ttcCTGTTGTGGAGCAAGACGAGGATGCTGATTCAGGACTACACGGCAGTGGCGCGTGACCTGTGGACGCTGGAGGACACGCTAGCCGGCTACATGTTCAACGACCTGGTCTGGTGCGGCCAGCGGGAAGACTCGG ATTTCAATTTCGGATCGTGTCCCGAGTGGTCGGCGTGTTTGCATCATCCCGTGAACTCCTTGTGGAGGCAAGCCTCCAAAATT TTTGGTGAAATGGCGTGCGGCAACGTCACCGTGCTGCTGAATGGCTCCATTGAGAAGGCCTTCAACAGGAACAG CATGTTCGGAAGCGTGGAGCTGGACAGTCTGAATCCACTGAGGGTCCGCTATGTCAACATCAAGGTGGTCACCAATCTGGACGGCCCCTTTAT AGAATCCTGCACAAAGGGCTCCGTCGTTGACTTGATCCACATCCTGCAGGCCCGCGGATTCCGCTGGACATGCTCCGATAACGACCG CATTCTGACCATCCTCCAATGCGTCCGCAAGCCGGACCACTCGGCGTGCCGGACCCGCGCCGACAGCCAGGCAGTCAAGTGA
- the LOC133143509 gene encoding ADP-ribosyl cyclase/cyclic ADP-ribose hydrolase 1 isoform X1, whose product MVRRRCLEQRAKQRVTMATNFRISVAASGVLALCMCVAPLRTPSGTTPNIKHIAMGRCFNYITLVNPGIRSDCEEIWQAFEEAVLGQTSCDVAAERYRRMFRAMPQMGACDRFLLWSKTRMLIQDYTAVARDLWTLEDTLAGYMFNDLVWCGQREDSDFNFGSCPEWSACLHHPVNSLWRQASKIFGEMACGNVTVLLNGSIEKAFNRNSMFGSVELDSLNPLRVRYVNIKVVTNLDGPFIESCTKGSVVDLIHILQARGFRWTCSDNDRILTILQCVRKPDHSACRTRADSQAVK is encoded by the exons ATGGTTAGAAGACGCTGTCTTGAGCAAAGGGCAAAGCAGCGGGTTACCATGGCGACTAACTTCAGAATCAGCGTGGCTGCAT CAGGGGTGCTGGCGCTTTGCATGTGCGTGGCACCGCTGCGAACCCCTTCGGGCACCACGCCCAACATCAAACACATCGCGATGGGCAGGTGCTTCAACTACATCACGCTCGTCAACCCCGGCATCAG GTCGGACTGCGAGGAGATCTGGCAAGCGTTCGAGGAGGCGGTATTGGGGCAGACGTCGTGCGATGTAGCCGCCGAGCGCTACCGCCGCATGTTTCGAGCCATGCCGCAAATGGGGGCCTGCGACCGG ttcCTGTTGTGGAGCAAGACGAGGATGCTGATTCAGGACTACACGGCAGTGGCGCGTGACCTGTGGACGCTGGAGGACACGCTAGCCGGCTACATGTTCAACGACCTGGTCTGGTGCGGCCAGCGGGAAGACTCGG ATTTCAATTTCGGATCGTGTCCCGAGTGGTCGGCGTGTTTGCATCATCCCGTGAACTCCTTGTGGAGGCAAGCCTCCAAAATT TTTGGTGAAATGGCGTGCGGCAACGTCACCGTGCTGCTGAATGGCTCCATTGAGAAGGCCTTCAACAGGAACAG CATGTTCGGAAGCGTGGAGCTGGACAGTCTGAATCCACTGAGGGTCCGCTATGTCAACATCAAGGTGGTCACCAATCTGGACGGCCCCTTTAT AGAATCCTGCACAAAGGGCTCCGTCGTTGACTTGATCCACATCCTGCAGGCCCGCGGATTCCGCTGGACATGCTCCGATAACGACCG CATTCTGACCATCCTCCAATGCGTCCGCAAGCCGGACCACTCGGCGTGCCGGACCCGCGCCGACAGCCAGGCAGTCAAGTGA